A single window of Pseudarthrobacter psychrotolerans DNA harbors:
- a CDS encoding SHOCT domain-containing protein has protein sequence MPLGIAVAVLGAIVLSLYAVTRNKTRKASASARAGRLWTKSVSKENANESIASELALLADLYSRGALTAEEFVAAKRRVLDS, from the coding sequence ATGCCCCTGGGCATTGCGGTGGCGGTCCTGGGCGCCATCGTGCTCTCTCTGTATGCCGTCACGAGGAACAAGACGCGCAAAGCGTCCGCTTCCGCCCGTGCAGGAAGGCTTTGGACCAAGAGCGTAAGCAAGGAAAACGCGAACGAATCGATAGCATCTGAGCTTGCTCTCCTGGCAGACCTCTATTCGCGGGGCGCGCTCACCGCGGAAGAATTTGTTGCCGCCAAGCGCCGCGTCCTCGATAGTTAG
- a CDS encoding DUF6228 family protein, protein MRVEVGRPERLTFGDVQRGPDGVVLSMVVAAELNGLTARRDVVSHYKNGFDDLALFFTDLAEHWRGWSGTRAYRSIEGDLLLQADHTGSHVELHFTLQDPEFHNSWSARGKLTLDAGEELTRVSEDLQNLFSPLQEPIR, encoded by the coding sequence GTGAGAGTCGAGGTAGGACGGCCGGAGCGGCTCACCTTCGGCGACGTGCAACGCGGCCCGGACGGGGTGGTGCTCAGCATGGTTGTGGCTGCGGAACTAAATGGCCTCACGGCCCGGCGTGATGTGGTCTCCCATTACAAGAATGGGTTCGATGATCTAGCGCTGTTTTTCACCGATCTTGCTGAGCACTGGCGAGGCTGGAGCGGGACCAGGGCTTACAGGTCGATTGAAGGCGACCTCCTGCTGCAGGCGGACCATACGGGGAGTCACGTCGAGCTGCACTTCACCCTTCAAGATCCCGAGTTCCACAACTCGTGGTCTGCGCGGGGCAAGCTGACGCTCGATGCAGGCGAAGAACTCACACGCGTCAGCGAGGACCTCCAGAACCTGTTCAGCCCTCTGCAGGAGCCGATTCGGTGA
- a CDS encoding toll/interleukin-1 receptor domain-containing protein produces the protein MNDVFLCHAWPDRQAAANDVYELFLGKNVSVWFSEVSLRPGTDMRVAIDRGLVSSRMGIVLVTPAMLDKLRTDRSIASNELSALLRRSLLASIHRSGFDWVGSF, from the coding sequence GTGAATGACGTGTTCCTCTGTCACGCCTGGCCCGACCGTCAGGCGGCCGCGAATGACGTCTACGAGTTGTTCCTCGGAAAAAACGTGTCGGTGTGGTTCAGTGAGGTGAGCCTGAGACCTGGCACGGACATGCGAGTAGCCATCGACCGTGGATTGGTGAGTTCGCGCATGGGGATTGTGCTGGTGACGCCCGCCATGCTCGACAAGCTGCGTACCGACCGCAGCATTGCGAGCAACGAGCTCAGCGCTCTGCTGCGCCGGAGCCTCTTAGCCTCGATCCACCGGTCGGGGTTTGATTGGGTGGGGTCGTTCTGA
- a CDS encoding IS1380 family transposase: MQLFHRSTRVSAAFDDSNLVSAAGLVPAMALAVKTCLGELADQWLTLPGYFGANAGLKVTALVAGMVAGADSIDDMALLRHGGMKKLFAGAYAPSTLGSFLRSFTFGHVRQLDALAARWLVNVAAVAPITSGIDDYALVDIDDTIKEVHGYRKQGSGYGYSGVRGLNALIGILSTATAAPVIIGARLRKGSSGSPRGAGKFIADILATVKRLRGKDATGLVLLRADSAFYGHPVVAAAHRAGAKVSITARMDPAVKRAIATINEHAWTTIEYTDAVRDETTGAWISSAEVAETAFTAFVGRKKAERIHGRLVVRRIPELNAKAGAGQQTLFDTHRFHAFFTTSALDTVTADKTHRQHAIIEQINADLKDSALAHLPSGKFTANAAWLVLASIAFNLSRAIGTLAGPDLGKARSGTIRRKLITVPARIATSARKIVLHLPAHWPWETSWSRLFEAACGPPRTATI; this comes from the coding sequence GTGCAACTTTTCCATAGATCCACGCGCGTGTCAGCCGCGTTCGATGATTCCAACCTCGTGTCGGCCGCAGGTCTGGTCCCGGCGATGGCGCTGGCGGTGAAAACCTGCCTTGGCGAACTCGCTGATCAGTGGCTGACGCTGCCCGGATACTTCGGCGCGAATGCGGGGTTGAAGGTCACCGCGCTGGTCGCGGGCATGGTCGCTGGGGCCGATTCCATCGATGACATGGCCTTGTTGCGTCACGGCGGGATGAAGAAACTTTTCGCCGGTGCATATGCCCCGTCGACTTTGGGATCGTTCCTGCGCTCGTTCACCTTCGGCCATGTCCGCCAGCTCGACGCCCTCGCCGCACGGTGGCTGGTGAACGTGGCCGCCGTGGCCCCGATCACCTCCGGTATCGATGATTACGCTCTGGTCGATATCGACGACACCATCAAGGAAGTCCACGGCTACCGGAAACAGGGTTCCGGCTACGGTTACTCCGGGGTCCGGGGATTGAACGCGCTGATCGGGATCCTCTCGACCGCGACCGCGGCGCCGGTCATCATCGGCGCGAGGCTGCGCAAGGGAAGCTCCGGCTCCCCGCGCGGGGCGGGGAAGTTCATCGCTGACATCCTTGCCACCGTCAAACGGCTGCGCGGCAAGGATGCCACCGGGCTGGTGCTGCTGCGTGCCGACAGTGCCTTCTACGGCCACCCGGTCGTCGCCGCTGCCCACCGCGCAGGCGCGAAAGTGTCCATTACCGCCCGGATGGACCCGGCCGTCAAACGCGCCATCGCCACCATCAACGAGCACGCCTGGACCACCATCGAGTACACCGACGCGGTCCGCGATGAAACCACCGGGGCCTGGATTTCCTCGGCGGAAGTCGCCGAAACCGCCTTCACCGCCTTCGTGGGCCGGAAGAAAGCCGAACGCATCCACGGGCGCCTGGTCGTGCGGCGGATCCCGGAACTGAACGCCAAAGCAGGCGCAGGGCAACAGACCCTGTTCGACACCCACCGCTTCCACGCCTTCTTCACCACCAGCGCCCTGGACACCGTCACCGCAGACAAAACCCACCGCCAGCACGCCATCATCGAGCAGATTAACGCGGACCTCAAAGACAGTGCCCTGGCGCACCTGCCCTCGGGAAAGTTCACCGCCAACGCAGCCTGGCTGGTCCTGGCGAGCATCGCATTCAACCTCTCGCGCGCCATCGGCACTCTTGCCGGCCCTGACCTGGGCAAAGCACGCAGCGGAACCATCCGCCGAAAACTCATCACCGTCCCCGCCAGGATCGCGACCTCGGCACGGAAAATCGTCCTGCACCTGCCCGCTCACTGGCCCTGGGAAACCAGCTGGTCACGCCTCTTCGAAGCGGCCTGCGGGCCACCACGTACTGCCACCATCTGA
- a CDS encoding LysM peptidoglycan-binding domain-containing protein encodes MGLPLVRPALVVVLSLGLAGCTYAGAPNQAEPVAVQTTPAAVVSSAAKPALSGETVRDSFGNADFYTTVPGDTLPAVAAAHKLSEAKVAGFNGLQPGVPLTPGTRLRLIPAGPMPGAKGAATVDANGIPTGYTIEPEDSLAGITYRFNLTSEQLAEANKVPFTYEKGNVFFIKAGNVIQLQKKPVDSRSGSGASVNNSFGQTVFYTTVDGDSFDSLGYKFRSTTAQILLYNPSLPADQPIPAGTKVRLIPGELKIEGAQGTFTTDAQGVPLTYTTAPGDIERQVFFRFGVTDLRSANRPSTGTAGSWYDFTDLPNGELAPGQTISVALDKPINKPGP; translated from the coding sequence ATGGGCCTGCCCCTGGTTCGGCCAGCGCTGGTTGTTGTGCTGTCGCTGGGACTGGCAGGGTGCACTTACGCGGGTGCTCCAAACCAGGCGGAACCGGTCGCCGTCCAGACCACCCCCGCTGCAGTTGTGTCTTCCGCCGCGAAGCCTGCCCTGAGTGGAGAAACCGTGCGGGACTCGTTTGGCAACGCGGACTTCTACACCACGGTTCCAGGCGACACCCTCCCGGCCGTGGCGGCGGCGCACAAGCTATCCGAGGCGAAGGTCGCCGGGTTCAACGGACTCCAGCCCGGAGTTCCCCTCACTCCGGGCACACGGCTCCGGCTGATTCCGGCCGGTCCCATGCCGGGCGCCAAGGGCGCTGCCACGGTTGACGCAAACGGCATTCCAACGGGTTACACAATAGAGCCCGAAGACAGCCTGGCCGGCATCACCTACCGGTTTAACTTGACCTCTGAGCAGTTGGCGGAAGCGAACAAGGTCCCGTTCACCTACGAAAAGGGGAACGTCTTCTTCATCAAGGCCGGCAACGTCATCCAGCTGCAGAAGAAGCCGGTAGATAGCAGGTCCGGCTCGGGTGCCTCGGTCAACAACTCTTTCGGCCAGACGGTCTTCTACACAACGGTGGATGGCGATTCGTTCGACAGCCTGGGCTACAAGTTCCGGTCAACCACGGCACAGATCCTGCTGTACAACCCCTCGCTGCCGGCGGATCAGCCCATCCCTGCCGGTACGAAGGTTCGACTGATACCCGGCGAGCTGAAGATCGAGGGCGCGCAGGGAACGTTCACCACCGACGCCCAAGGGGTTCCGCTGACCTATACCACCGCCCCAGGGGACATCGAGCGGCAAGTTTTTTTCCGCTTCGGCGTGACTGACCTGCGCTCGGCCAATCGTCCGAGCACGGGCACGGCCGGGTCTTGGTATGACTTCACAGACCTGCCCAACGGCGAACTTGCGCCGGGCCAGACCATCAGCGTGGCGCTGGACAAGCCCATCAACAAACCCGGGCCCTGA
- a CDS encoding GNAT family N-acetyltransferase, whose protein sequence is MTTLRTKRLGRGDLTAARDMFAMMAAVFAEDAEPLTDDYLLWLLDRDSFWAIAAFTGDDIVGGITAHTLPMTRSPSSEVFIYDLAVRQDHQRQGVGSRLILELRDAAAAAGFGEVFVPADNEDKHALDFYRAQGATASPVTFFTFTAR, encoded by the coding sequence GTGACTACACTCCGGACAAAGCGGCTCGGCCGAGGCGATCTGACAGCAGCGCGTGACATGTTCGCGATGATGGCCGCTGTATTCGCAGAGGATGCCGAGCCGCTCACCGACGACTATCTTCTTTGGCTTCTCGATCGAGATTCGTTTTGGGCCATCGCCGCATTCACCGGTGACGACATTGTTGGCGGCATCACCGCCCACACCCTGCCAATGACGCGATCCCCATCGTCAGAGGTATTCATCTATGACCTTGCAGTGCGCCAGGATCACCAGAGACAAGGCGTTGGAAGCAGGCTGATTCTCGAACTACGCGACGCCGCAGCGGCAGCAGGCTTCGGCGAGGTATTTGTGCCAGCCGACAACGAAGACAAACACGCTCTCGACTTCTACCGAGCACAGGGAGCCACAGCGTCCCCTGTGACATTCTTTACCTTCACCGCCCGGTAA
- a CDS encoding sulfurtransferase, with amino-acid sequence MNDSQITQEDLPPFVDAAWLEAHRSNVVTADVRWYLDGASGRTAYDGGHLPGAVFVDLDAWLSGSSGAHGLNPFPDSEVFAHGMSSLGIGDDTTVIAYDDAGGVIAARLVWMLRALGHRAALLDGGITAWTGPLETRLVEPTPAIFTPSPWPEARLAQLEDITAGAAGIIVDARNADRFDGSLQLPTDPQAGHIPGAVNVPCRGNLAPDGRLRPIAEVRRAFAKLGIEDATAVISYCGSGVTACHNLLALEHAGLGRGRLYPGGWSEYGAEPRRRAELG; translated from the coding sequence ATGAACGACAGCCAGATAACCCAAGAAGACCTCCCACCCTTCGTTGATGCCGCGTGGCTCGAGGCACACCGAAGCAACGTTGTCACCGCTGATGTTCGCTGGTATCTCGACGGCGCGTCGGGGCGGACAGCGTACGACGGCGGGCATCTTCCAGGTGCGGTGTTCGTGGACCTCGACGCATGGCTGTCGGGCAGTTCCGGAGCACACGGACTGAACCCGTTTCCCGACTCTGAAGTGTTCGCACATGGAATGTCCTCCCTGGGAATCGGCGACGACACGACCGTCATCGCCTACGACGACGCGGGAGGAGTCATCGCCGCGCGGCTCGTGTGGATGCTGCGTGCGCTCGGGCATCGGGCGGCGCTGCTCGACGGCGGGATTACTGCATGGACGGGACCGCTCGAGACGAGGCTCGTCGAGCCGACGCCCGCAATCTTCACGCCCTCTCCGTGGCCCGAGGCCCGTCTCGCCCAGTTGGAGGACATCACGGCAGGCGCTGCCGGGATCATCGTCGACGCCCGCAATGCCGACCGCTTCGACGGAAGCCTCCAGCTGCCCACCGATCCCCAAGCCGGACACATCCCCGGCGCCGTGAACGTCCCGTGCCGTGGGAACCTCGCCCCCGACGGACGCCTGCGCCCGATCGCCGAGGTCCGACGAGCGTTCGCGAAGCTTGGGATCGAGGACGCTACTGCCGTCATCTCCTACTGCGGCTCAGGCGTCACGGCCTGCCACAACCTTCTCGCCCTCGAGCATGCAGGACTCGGTCGCGGCCGTCTCTACCCAGGCGGGTGGTCCGAGTACGGAGCCGAGCCTCGCCGCCGAGCCGAGCTGGGCTGA
- a CDS encoding LysR family substrate-binding domain-containing protein: MHIIEAHDAAAAAMEELRSPPLGTLKLGVAVGVAYPLLAELLSGLGSGENAPEVDVKPAAAREGVQKLLEGEFDAVFIHAVPPSDERLGVLTLDTEPMGVALPSGSPLSKLAAITPADLNGQALIWLQRDGDPDVRERVLGLLMDGGLIPGPHRWSPSIATTMSLVAAGLGVSFKTPHQVVPGDPPGVVWRPFAGVSLPMPTVLVWLLNSASPLTTRLVVHARRYVAKKS, from the coding sequence GTGCACATCATTGAGGCTCACGATGCTGCGGCGGCAGCAATGGAAGAGTTACGCAGTCCTCCGCTCGGCACCCTCAAACTGGGCGTGGCCGTGGGCGTCGCGTACCCGCTGCTGGCCGAGCTGCTCAGCGGCCTGGGTTCAGGCGAGAATGCACCGGAGGTAGACGTTAAACCTGCGGCAGCAAGAGAAGGGGTCCAGAAGCTTCTTGAGGGCGAGTTCGACGCTGTCTTCATTCACGCCGTGCCACCCTCCGACGAACGGCTCGGCGTGCTGACCCTGGACACCGAGCCGATGGGGGTTGCTCTTCCGTCCGGCAGCCCGCTTTCAAAGCTGGCAGCGATCACCCCCGCCGATCTGAATGGCCAGGCTCTGATCTGGTTACAGCGCGACGGCGATCCGGACGTTCGTGAACGCGTATTGGGCCTACTAATGGACGGCGGATTGATTCCCGGGCCACACCGCTGGTCCCCGAGCATTGCGACGACCATGAGCCTGGTGGCTGCCGGCCTTGGCGTGTCATTCAAAACGCCGCATCAGGTGGTACCAGGTGATCCGCCCGGAGTTGTGTGGCGCCCGTTTGCCGGGGTATCCCTTCCCATGCCGACGGTACTGGTCTGGCTCCTCAACAGCGCCTCGCCGTTGACTACCCGACTGGTCGTTCACGCCAGGCGGTACGTCGCGAAGAAATCCTAA
- a CDS encoding alpha/beta hydrolase: MSTIDGAALVKAGGATFHVDMAGDGTPVLLVPGAGGDARQYAELAQVLAQNHTVIAYDRRNNGRSPQQPDWSETSVEQHAGDVIALLETLGTPPCVVFGNSTGALIALAAALKATGRFTGVVLHEPALLGVLASPDDAMATVQPVIAAGVEAGGLAGGAEAFVRFAAGDAVALLPPDFLEGLRTNARVLLEAEFGAFASWRPEPKALAEMSMPLTILSAEQTAPFFLEAAQWIASHAGVSRRAVPGGHMGFLNHPREIAEEIDAML; encoded by the coding sequence ATGAGCACAATTGATGGCGCCGCCCTGGTAAAGGCCGGCGGCGCTACGTTCCACGTTGACATGGCAGGAGATGGCACGCCGGTTCTCCTGGTCCCCGGCGCTGGAGGCGACGCCAGGCAATACGCCGAACTGGCCCAAGTATTGGCGCAAAACCACACAGTCATCGCCTATGACCGCAGGAACAACGGACGCAGTCCGCAGCAGCCGGACTGGTCGGAGACCTCAGTGGAACAGCACGCGGGCGACGTTATTGCCTTGTTGGAAACGCTCGGGACGCCACCATGCGTCGTATTCGGCAACAGCACCGGGGCACTGATAGCGCTGGCCGCTGCCCTGAAGGCCACCGGGCGTTTTACCGGCGTCGTGCTGCACGAGCCGGCGCTGCTGGGCGTTTTGGCCAGTCCTGATGACGCCATGGCCACGGTGCAGCCGGTGATTGCGGCAGGCGTGGAGGCCGGTGGACTTGCCGGCGGCGCCGAGGCCTTCGTCCGGTTCGCGGCAGGCGATGCCGTCGCTCTGCTGCCGCCGGACTTTCTCGAAGGCCTGCGGACAAACGCCAGGGTGCTGCTGGAAGCGGAGTTTGGAGCATTCGCGTCATGGCGGCCCGAGCCGAAGGCACTGGCCGAAATGAGCATGCCGCTGACCATACTCAGTGCCGAGCAGACAGCGCCATTCTTCCTAGAGGCTGCCCAGTGGATAGCCTCCCATGCCGGAGTCAGCCGCCGGGCGGTACCTGGCGGACACATGGGCTTCCTTAACCACCCGAGGGAAATCGCTGAGGAAATCGACGCGATGTTGTAG
- a CDS encoding RNA polymerase sigma factor yields the protein MSTDNDIIRRSRDSPAVFRELYDRHAAVIYRYAARRAGDFAADDVTSETFLVAWEQLEAYDLDREDARPWLFGIATNLLRRHHRAEAKMLKTAAKAASREAMADDSDRIAAQVDATAATGRIARTLKSMAAIDRETLLLYAWADLTYEGIALAMDVPVGTVRSRLNRARRALRTQLNLEILDETENDHGRLAAAPRNA from the coding sequence GTGAGCACAGACAACGACATCATCAGGCGGTCCCGGGACAGCCCCGCAGTTTTCAGGGAGTTGTACGACAGACACGCTGCAGTCATCTACCGATACGCCGCCAGAAGGGCCGGCGACTTCGCCGCCGACGACGTCACGTCCGAAACCTTTCTGGTCGCCTGGGAGCAACTGGAGGCCTACGACCTTGACCGGGAGGATGCCCGGCCCTGGCTTTTCGGCATCGCCACCAATCTGCTCAGGCGCCATCATCGGGCCGAAGCCAAGATGCTGAAAACCGCGGCGAAAGCGGCTTCACGGGAAGCCATGGCCGACGATTCGGATCGGATAGCGGCCCAGGTGGACGCCACTGCGGCAACCGGGCGAATCGCCCGCACACTCAAGAGCATGGCGGCCATCGACCGGGAAACGCTGCTGCTTTACGCCTGGGCGGACCTGACCTACGAGGGCATCGCCCTGGCCATGGACGTTCCTGTGGGAACCGTGCGGTCCCGCTTGAACCGTGCCCGCCGGGCCCTGCGAACCCAGCTCAACCTCGAAATACTTGATGAAACGGAGAACGACCATGGACGACTTGCAGCTGCTCCGCGAAATGCGTAG
- a CDS encoding CU044_5270 family protein gives MDDLQLLREMRSDIGSAPPATLARGRNKLMSKISSNSRPEATIITHTPANVSPIRFRRRVLFASAAAALLVAGIVVADVVRPSGPGATAEAAEILNNAAAATIQTADPVVGPGQYLKIDTTAVYTTGVALGTLERAAVPWSGWTSPPTSSTSPQTTQPNGSGTAKPASRRRSSARKPRQKRPNTSSPSLTTPQDGRTPAGIGGNFYGEQRLLLAGLPLEEGVKNLPRDPQALLDAIRQRGKQGRPEAETLETIAAALRTGVVPADLRAALYKAAALIPGVTVVDREANLDGKVGTAIGIEHPNRGTRTDIIIDHATGLLIGERVVTLTPGETFPAGTATAWTSVRTSVVNTAP, from the coding sequence ATGGACGACTTGCAGCTGCTCCGCGAAATGCGTAGCGACATCGGCTCCGCACCGCCGGCCACGTTGGCCCGCGGCCGCAACAAACTCATGTCAAAGATCAGTTCCAACTCCCGTCCCGAGGCAACGATCATCACGCACACCCCAGCCAACGTGAGCCCGATCCGTTTCCGACGCCGTGTCCTGTTCGCTTCGGCAGCTGCAGCTCTGCTCGTGGCGGGAATCGTAGTGGCAGATGTCGTCAGGCCCAGCGGTCCGGGAGCAACCGCCGAAGCGGCCGAGATCCTGAACAACGCCGCAGCAGCAACCATCCAGACCGCCGACCCGGTGGTGGGACCCGGCCAGTACCTGAAGATTGATACCACTGCCGTCTACACCACGGGCGTCGCATTGGGGACCCTGGAAAGGGCGGCCGTTCCGTGGAGTGGCTGGACAAGTCCTCCGACCAGCTCTACATCCCCGCAGACCACGCAGCCGAATGGATCTGGAACCGCGAAGCCCGCATCCCGACGACGTTCTTCAGCGAGGAAGCCAAGGCAGAAGCGACCAAATACCAGCAGTCCCAGTCTGACAACCCCTCAGGACGGGAGAACTCCTGCGGGCATCGGGGGGAACTTCTACGGAGAACAGCGGCTGCTGCTCGCCGGCTTGCCCCTGGAGGAAGGCGTGAAGAACCTGCCCCGCGACCCACAAGCCCTCCTTGACGCGATTCGACAGCGAGGCAAGCAAGGCAGGCCGGAAGCCGAAACGCTGGAAACCATCGCGGCGGCACTGCGGACGGGAGTCGTCCCGGCAGATCTGCGCGCTGCACTGTACAAAGCGGCCGCGCTCATTCCCGGAGTCACCGTCGTAGACAGGGAAGCGAACCTTGACGGCAAGGTAGGCACCGCGATCGGGATCGAGCATCCGAACAGAGGAACCCGGACGGACATCATCATTGACCACGCCACCGGGCTGCTGATCGGAGAACGAGTGGTTACGCTGACACCCGGCGAGACCTTCCCAGCAGGAACAGCGACCGCTTGGACCTCCGTACGGACGTCCGTGGTGAACACCGCACCCTAA
- a CDS encoding polyprenol monophosphomannose synthase, translating to MTAADPKITIVVPTYNERENLPLLIAQLNSLGIPDLNVLVVDDNSPDGTGTVADLLARESGGTVSVLHRKVKDGLGRAYVAGMTRALAGNADIIIQMDADLSHPVSAIPTMIDRIRTSGAALVIGSRYVPGGSTASAWPWHRKALSAWANFYVGVILGLKVKDSTAGFKAWTASSLHQIDVASIRSDGYSFQVEMNYRAAQRGLEIAEVPIHFEERVEGTSKMNLGEQLESARTPWKLRLQKW from the coding sequence TTGACTGCAGCAGATCCGAAAATCACCATCGTTGTACCGACCTACAATGAGCGGGAAAACCTACCTCTGCTCATCGCCCAGCTGAACTCACTCGGGATCCCGGACCTCAATGTACTCGTTGTGGATGACAATTCTCCCGACGGCACCGGAACGGTCGCTGACCTGTTGGCACGAGAATCCGGTGGGACGGTATCCGTCCTGCATCGGAAAGTGAAGGATGGGCTCGGCAGAGCCTACGTGGCCGGCATGACCCGCGCTTTGGCTGGCAACGCAGATATCATCATCCAAATGGATGCGGACCTGTCCCACCCTGTTTCGGCGATCCCCACCATGATTGACCGGATTCGCACATCTGGCGCTGCGCTGGTCATCGGCTCGCGCTACGTTCCAGGCGGATCCACTGCTTCAGCATGGCCCTGGCACCGCAAAGCGCTCTCCGCTTGGGCGAACTTCTATGTAGGTGTGATCCTCGGTTTAAAAGTGAAGGACTCCACGGCGGGATTCAAGGCCTGGACCGCCTCTTCCCTCCACCAGATTGACGTGGCATCGATCAGAAGCGACGGCTACTCCTTTCAAGTTGAGATGAACTACCGGGCAGCCCAGCGAGGCCTGGAAATTGCCGAGGTACCCATTCACTTTGAAGAGCGCGTGGAAGGGACCTCCAAAATGAATCTCGGTGAGCAGCTCGAGTCTGCTCGCACACCATGGAAACTACGCCTCCAGAAATGGTAG